GAAAGATGAGTCTGTCACGAAGCAAAGTACAGTGCCATGGAGATGTTAAAAGCTCTGGTCATTCGTCACCCTCCCCCTCACGTGCGAAAAGCACTATGTAGCCCCCGCTCAGGCTCAAAGCAGCCTCTAAAGAGAAATCTATTGGGGGTTCATATGCGAGCTGTGAGTTCTGTGTCAGTGCGCACTCACACAATCGCAAATACCTGATGTTCCTTACTAACTTGCTTAGTGTGGAAACAGGCGATGTTCGTGGGCCGCTGAGAGGCCAGTAACCAAGCGGTGTTTTGCATTAGAATGTCTGGTTTTCACCGAGATCTTGACACGGTTTGCTTTTCACTGAAAGATTTGGCGTTATTGACCTTCCAGTGAAACCAATGTGTAGTTCTCTTTAGGAAATAGCATATTACTATTGTATGACTTGCCCCAGCAACAACCAGaggcacatttttattttggtggGCAGAGGTTTAATAAGATTATGTAGGTAACTCCCTGCCCAAGTATTCTGAGCTATACCATGGTTAGAAAGATTGCATCATAAAACTGGCTATCATAAGACACTAGCGCGATATGTAATGTAATGCTGGCCAGCGTAGGGTTGACAAATTTACTGACACGATGTGCTTTGCAGACGCGGTTTGTTCAGAACCAGCCATACGACGAGAGCCTTGAGATCAACGATTCAGAAGAGGTTGCAAGTTTGTACTCTCCAACCCCCAGGAATTCAGGTAAAGATGGACACTGTATAGAAAGTTCAGCGACCTGGGGAATGAAGTATGCcacaatatacattaatatgaatCATTTGATAGCAGGTCTTAACCATTCTGCAAATCTTGTGTGTCCTTTTTTTGCtctgagaaaaaaatagtaGCATTATAGATAGGGTAGCCCATGCGTATTTGaatcacttctgctggaagctTGTTTCACTTATTTACCGCTCTTTCTGTGAAttaaacttctttacattgcATATAAGCCActaaccctctagttttaggttaTGACCTCTTATGCTAAAATGTGTcctcgttatatatatatatatatttatatatatatatatatatatatatatatatatatatatacacacacacgcacactatcACTTCTGCATGAATGAGAGCAGGAGGATAACAATTTGCCTTATTCCACCACACTTGTTACTTTCAAGACTTtttgtaatatcactaataaaaaataacttgtccCGGTATGTATTACTGAGGCACCCCACTATTTACAAGACCTTTCTCTGAATACTCGCTATTAACTACAGCATTCTCTCCCCTGTCTCTAAGGTAATACCTTATCCACTGAACTGTTTTAATATCAAAACTCAAGTTCTGCAAAATCTTCTATAAAGCAGAGTGAAAATTCCATGTTGAAATCTTGAAATGCTATATGTACTGCCCcccattttattattgtaatttttaaatgtggtttagatagaatatataatattcaattGATTTTAACGTTATGGTAGATTATTATACATCAGCACTTtatcaattaaaacattatttccaaTACAGGTATACTGTTTCCAAATTAGCCTACTCCACAGATACTATGGGACAATGACCCCATTGCTTTAATATTTACACTTGATATCCACGAAGCATCCTTGTACTTAAATTCGGTTTTGTATTTAACTCTACTGGAGAGATTGACTACTCTTCCCAAAAgtacaaaacatttcttttgtgctttatttttattaatataagcaCAATTCTTAATATTTTGCTTCCTTTTCAGTTCCTTCTAAGCCCAGGACAGGCAGAAACAGAGAAATGCCCGACCCCAATGTAACTAGTGAAGAAGAAGATAGTACCATGGTAACTATTCATTGGCCTTTTTTTGAGACTTTGTAATATAGGCATCATGTAAATCCTGCTCTGTTTATGTCTCTCTATCTTTGAGTACAGATGTTGTCCTGttttcagaaatgtttaaatggtCAAGTGCCACAAGCATGTCTGTGCATGCACACCACAGCCCATAACATCCTTGTGTATGATGTTACGCCAAGTATATGAATTGTACACATTTTTGTATGCTGCTATGTTTGTACTTATGCATGTGTTGCTGTGGGAATTGCTCTGCATTCCAAATGTATTGTGCCTGTGTACAAGTTATTGAGGACAGTTCCCCCTGTACCTGTGGTTTAATCCATAGCTGTGAAAGTGATTTTGTAGCTATCATCTTCCTGGTAGTAATTTGTAAAATGTTCATCCAGTTAAGAGATTAAAGAACCCTAAAcccttttaataaagaaatgtttttcaatttaaattttGCCCTCTTAGATGCAGGTCATGACTAGTAGGTTGTGCAATAGCCTGTGGCATTTAATAGAGTAATTGTTAAACTAAATATTCTGTAGatggtaaataaatgtaaactattAAATTTTTACTCTATTTTTATTATGCCCAGgatgggaagaagaagaaaaaagtgcaAGGAAACCTTGGTGACGGACGAATTGTCCCTGCACAAGGACTgacagatgatgatgatgataatgatgaCTCTGAGGAttcagatgatgatgatgatgatgatgaagaggaTGATGAAGAAGAACATGAAACCTCCAATGCTGGGTGAGAGGATAAGCCCATGCTAAAATACAACTAGAaacacacactaaataaactaaaataaagaataaggcTGTCCTTTAATCCCTTAGCAGCCATTGACATGCAAGGCacatcacataaaaacaggCAGTTAAGGACcattgacgtgcctggcacgtcatgcggTTGAAAGAGCTTCAGAAGTGTTCAATGATCGCTTCCTTCactcagctggtgttgctgaAGTGCCTTGGTATTGAGGCATccagtaacacacaaaaaaaacagggcGTTGTGTGATcgattgtatttctttttttttgcataatgaaATTGCTGCTGcgaactttgacaaaggctggtggtagaattagtgaatggaaagtgttaaaatactaccatttCAGTGTctagtttaaataaaatatatggttggggtaaattaaatcaGCCAGTTTCAAATACaccccaaatagggcatgggagCAAAATGTGCGTgtctcaaatgtggccttttagcccccaaacaacctgagaatattagaatctatttagcagggttttctattagattttttttctgagtgATGCACCcgattctttgtttttttgtacagttATGATCCAGCAGATTTTGAGCATCTCCCAGTAACATCAGAAATCAAGGAGTTGTTCCAATATATTACCAGGTGAGTGTGTCGGAAGGGATTGACACATGTAGACGCCATGCCTTGTTGCAGCTCCCGCATGCTCCCTTACAACACCAGTATTGAGAGGTGGGTGTTGGGGGCAAGGCGTGCTGTGGCCATAACCACTTATGGGATGGAATCCTCTCACCTCTGAGGCCAGCCCCACCCCTGGCACGATAATTCTAAGGAGTTgtggcattttctttttcatttaaacatCTTGTTGACCTGTATGGGTGAATAgaccaatatatatttttagaggaACGTGTTGTGTTTATCTATAGgaattttggggttttttattagcattttatttgtgaagtcgcataatttaattaattattaatttaatttgcagTGATGTTCATGGATTATTTTGTATTCCTCAGATATACTCCACAGACCatagaactggaccacagattGAAGCCTTTCATCCCAGATTTTATTCCAGCTGTTGGGGACATTGATGCTTTTTTAAAGGTGCATCCATTACAAAACAGAATAAACCTGTTAAGGGtgtttctttcccttttctgaagattattattactttgtttAACATATCCATGAAATGCATGGTATGATAGCTTACACCATGAGTTCTTATAATCACAGGAAGAGCAGCCGTTTTGTGCAAAATGAAGGATGCACATTGAAGTATgtagtttggtttttttttgcagtgagaATAGGGGATTCATCTATAATTTCTAAATGTACAatgcacaaattatatatatatatatatatatatatatatagcaaggttcttattattttgaatgttCTAAAAGTCCATTTCACCATCTACAGGTGCCACGACCAGATGGGAAGCCAGATAATCTTGGCCTTTTGACGCTGGATGAACCTTCAACAAAGCAGTCCGATCCTACTGTCATGGCTCTTTGGTTGACAGAGAATTCCAAACAGCATGGTGTCACAGTAAGTGAAAAAGCACATGACATTATGGAAGTAGagtgagaatgtgtgtgtgagaaagtAGTGGTAGCTGGCTTATCTATATTTTGTGGAGCCTGGCTCATTGCTGCCTCTCCCACTGTCTCCATTTCATACAGCAGCAGATTAAAGTGAAAAGTCTGGAAAATGCAGAAAGGAACAGTAAAGCCATTGACACCTGGATAGAGAGTATCAGCGAACTTCATCGTTCCAAGCCTCCAGCTACTGTGCACTACACTCGGTGAGTGCTGGGTCATCAACACTTTTCAGAAATCATTGTTCTTTACTGAGTTACATTGAGGAAGAGCACAATTCATCCTTAAAAGGGCTGAGGTGGTCCtggataatgcatagttcaatctgTGAGGTTATTTTcaacaatttacacatatttacCATGCATTTTACAGGGCAAGTCACACTTTTCTTGCAGAAGCAGCTCGCTTGGGTAGGCCTTTCACAGTGCATAGTACTACCATTGAGTTAAAATTGAGTTAAAATCTTGCAACTCCCACTTTATTCAATAAATTGTTGAATTTAATGCAACTTTCTTTAGATATACATGTGTGAGGTTGGTATTTACATGAACTAATGTTTCTTAAGTATTCAATTTAAGAAAGTGGGGAAAGTTCAGAGAAAGACAACcaactatataaaatgtaattctagaAAAGCCCATCCACCCTGAATTGTAGTTGAAAGCCTCCTAATTCAGTGTACCATATTTTTATTGTCTTCAGCTGCTTAGACTTAACTACTATCTGCTaaaccaggggtaggcaaactTTGGCtttcctgatgttgtggactacatctcccataatgctcttacagtcataatgctggcaaagcatcaagggaaatgtagtccacaacatctggagagccgaagtTTGCCTACCCCGGTGCTAAACTATTTTATCTAGACCTAATGTTTTATTGCAGTTTTCTTGccagaaatatttttcatcATTCCCGGTATTTAGTGCAATccttgtttcttcttcttccccaaACTATTTTATATGCCAGAATCTCATCGATGCATCAAAATAATCCTGTtactttaatttaaatgttaacatccaaaatattttttcatggatTTATTATCTGGATGCACATTATCTTTAACACAGGCCAATGCCAGAGGTAGACACGCTAATGCAAGAATGGCCACCTGAGTTTGAAGAGCTGCTCGGGAAGGTATTTAAACCCCATTCTGCCACTATTTGAAACTACTGCAAGTGATTTCTTCAATTTTagcataagttttttttttttttttttcctttcaggtTAGTCTTCCTACCGCTGATTTAGATTGTGATCTACCCACATACATTGACTTGATCTGTGGTATGTATTTTTCACCTTATTGCCCCTGATCAAAACAGCACATGACAATGTAAAAGAAGTGCATACACAGCAATGTTAAACCGTACTCTTACTTGTACCTAGAAGTCTTTTCATGAGCTTAGTTCAACATTGTCGATTAGTTTGTGAATTGGAATACCGTATTTCCTCGgacaagacaaggttttttcttaaaacaaaacaaaaaatccgTCTTGTATTCGAGGTCGGACTATAAGACTAAAATCCtgatcccctgcagcactgagaactgaatcctcctctctggcagctgatgGACGTTTGCACAGTGCCCGcggacaacctccactgctccCAGACACtactgccagggcttctatgacagagcaccggcgtgacatgaccttctggtgctccaccatagaagccccagtgggagtaccggccagcagcggaggttgtctgcgggCATagtgcagatgttcaccggttgccagagaggaggatcccccatggcgctgcaggagacccggatcctcctctctggcagccggtgaacatctgtgcgatgcgtacagacagcctccgctgggcttctatgacggagcaccggtgtgacaggcagcagcagaggttgtctacaggCATCgggcagacattcaccggctgcccccactggacaccagggagtctgaagcacgggggacaagtcttgGGATGGATTGGTATGtctggggggacagagtggcatataggtgtatatcagggaggcaaagtggcaaataagtggtataaggcatatctgggaggcagatatgcataactggggggggggcaggttggcaaataaaaggaaataaaaacaaatgcatttttctcaatcagtttttattaaatatgaaaaaatagtttacatgtgaattaatattcactattaaattttttttcctatagggtagtcttatattcaggctttttctctaAATTTTCAAGTTTTTAATAAGACTAAGAAAAGAGAATAACTTATCTGTGCTTTTATGCAGGTATCCTGGATATCCCGGTTTACAAAAGTAGGATACAGTCTTTGCATGTGCTGTTCTCTCTCTATTCAGAGTTTAAGAATTCCCAGGTCAGTAAACAAATCTTGTGAAAATGGTTAGGTCATGGTTGCCTAGCAACCATATATAAAATCCTTCAATACTgaaagaaatgtattaataataatattatatagtcTGGAGATGCACCATGTGAGATGGGCCTGGCAGATACGTTTCAGTCATTTCCTTATAGCATAAACACAACAAACTCTATTAGATAGGGCATCAGATTATTCCACTAGACCCATCTTCTCCATGAAGCATTGTTCTGAAGAACTACGAAGCCTGGGGAACTCAGGCTTAtcaaaatctgtattttattatgtcatttcctattatttcattttcatgttcgctGCCAATTTCATTGCACACCCAAGAAGTCAGAATTCAGATAAACCAATTAAAGTTTAAGCTCTTCTGTAATTTGACTGAAATGTACCGTGAggtttattcttaaaaaaataaaaaaaaaaataaaaaaataaatggagttGACATGAGAGGGTTCAGGGCCATCCCTGGCAGATCTCACACTGTTTTTGGTACAGAAGCACATGGAGGCCTTTATAGCATAAAGTGAAGTGGCTGAGAAAAATAACTTGAGTATTCACTAACATTTATGCTGCAAAGGTCGTCAGGGTCCCATCTTAGATCACTGTGCAGTGTGCTGACAGCGGCTTCCAGTTACTGAATTTCCTGTGCAGGAAATAGCGCTGAACATGGTAAAGTATCAATGTTGCGATGGTTTGACAAACATGGCTTTCAGTATGTTGACATAATACTTCACACACCGATGggtatttttattgaaattgttTTTATCTAACCTACCTTGGCTTTGTCTATTTTGGCTGTTGTCCAAATGCATGCCTTAAACTCAAATCAGACAGAAATTACACTGGAATCATCTGGTCTGGGCAGGAATTGGGGACACAGAAAATGTGATGTTTGTGTTACTTATACATTAGGTATAAGGTATATTAGGAAAAATGTATAGATACTGCCTAATATTGTTAACAATCCGAAGTATAGGCTTATATGTTTAACCTTGTGACTTGTTTTTGTAGCATTTCAAAGCCTTAGCAGAGGGGAAGAAGGAAAGGAGCTCTTCTGGAAACACAGTACCACACAGTGGAGACACGGAAGGCCTCCAATTCAGCTGAACGTGTCCTCGCCCTTCTCTATAGATCACCCATAATATGGCACTTTTGCAAGGAATCACTCAAACGCTGTGTTTTTTACTAGAAGAAGCTGAAACACAGCAGTGAATATAACAGTACAGGTTTTACTGTCACCtttaaggaaagggttaaagtttttttcctgcagcctattgcattttttttactattatatttGAGCATTATACCACTTTAATAAATCTCCATTTTGACAAATACTTTGGAAATGCTTGAGTTAGCGTTTCTCATACCATCATTCAAATGGTATCATTAAAGAGCAGATGGCTACAAAGACATGGTATGAAGAAGTTTCTCAGAAGGAATCTCGTTTTATGGTACAGAGTTGTAGTAtttcagtattaaaaaaaaatcattatccATAATGCTGCATACTAAAGTTAATTTggttgagagaaaaaaaaaaaaagacaacaaagtTCACCTATTCCTACATGTTTATTTGTTGAAATATAAATTCCTTTTATATGACCTCTTTTTAATTGCTCTAGTTggtcatttgtgtttttttccttaatgcTTATTAATTGTTGGGGTACAGAATATATACATCTTAAGCTTTATTTTGCATTACCACTTTAAACCATGATTTAACTTCACTAGCAGTTGTAAAGTTGAAGTAATAAGATGTTTGGGAATTTTAGGATCAAGTGGACAGATCAggtaattcttaaaaaaattaactgGCGATACATCAAGTTCCCTGCAACATGCAGATAGAATGTAATAACCGATACATGTAGCTCACGTTGCCATTGTATTCATAATGCTGTCAATGGCAACAAAGTCAGTCACTCATGCAGTGTAATGAAGCCCAATGCCCCGTTTCAAGGTGAAATCCAAAAAGAGCGGTTATTGCCGCAGGAATGGATGCCTCTGAACTCTTGTGAAGCCTTCAACATCTTTGTTATTGCATATTAGGAGTGGAATGACATCCTAATACATGCAGTGTCCCAAGAAATCATACAGAAGGGTTAGTTCCATCGGTATTGCTTATGGTTTTAATTCTGATCAAATGGAGGAGAAAAAATATGGGAGGAGAGATAAGTGTAAGGGAAAGGAAATCAGAGCCAGATTTCATCGCTGCTCACGCtgggtgctttataaatatagcCCACTAGTGGAAAACGATCAAAGCCTAAAAAGAAGAGAGACGAGGAAGATAAGTGGGAAGCGGCCATAATTATtgacaacacatggaaacaagaTGGATTAAGCGTAAAACATTAAGCGCTGCACACTGctgaacaataaaaaacatcACACGTCAAgcaacataaaattaaatatctaaatattctgtattttaagcAATGTGTCATTTGTAATAGCAGATGCTGTattccaacaaaaaaataatttgcatgtaAAAAACATTGCATAGGAGTAATTGCTGATATCTACATTGCTTACCGTTTCCAGACAAGATTCTACAATGCGCAGACACATCTTCCTGCGTTTCTCCTGCCGAAACATCCTGTCCTGTGGGAAGGATGATGGATTCATAACATGTCAAAAGAAAGGCATGGAACTGGGCAACCTGAATATCTCCATTAGTTTACGACAACAAATTGTGTTCAACTGATCTAAGGACATTTGTGATGCCATTTTTGTAGACTGACATCCATAGAGTAACCTGTCAGATAATATTTCAGACCTCAGAGAACCCTTCTTACATCTAGAGAAGGGACCTGTAGGGTCCAGAAAATATATGTGACTCTTGCTCTTTGACTATTGGTCCACTAGAAGGATTCATAAAACTATTTTCTTTGGGACCAACACAGCAATATCCATATTTGTGTCCACTTTAATGCACCGGTTTGTCttatcaattctagttttgacATATCCCTTGAACATATGTATTCTATGGAGTGCTGCGTAAGGGAGCTCGATTCCATTGTCGCCAAAACAGAACTGACGATAACGGTTGTGTGTCAACGCGCAGAATTGTTACAAGCTATCACTAGTACTGTGTGATAAAATGTCTTCTCCGCTAGCTATACACCCATAGAAACCAATGCTATTCTATACACTAAAGATAACACGGGATACATTGATACATTTCTGGCATTCAGAAAGCAAATCTACATACATGTAACATGACCAAAGACATTGCACTGGTATACGAttacataaataacacatgCATGCACTACAACAAGACAGAAATGCCAACACAGAATATGCgtgccaataaaaaaaaaaaaacaataaaaaaaaactgtgtgcatTTAGTGTGTACAATACGTGTAAAAGTTTGTGTTTGTCAAAtggaatttaaatataaattaaacctTTCTTAATAGTAAACCTCTCTTGCTCACCCTGTAATGTAACTTGATTAAAAATCATACCCTGGCAGGGCATACATGATTATAATTTAGATTTGCAACATTAATGTGCTTTTATTGGCTGCATTTATTCTGATTGATTTATTGCATAATCGTACAAGTTGTTTGTGTCTCATGAGTAAGACTTGACCACCAGATATTGTCATTATTGACTGAAGTGGGTAATGAGATGATTAAAATAGAATGGTCAGACTAAAATCGTTCATTTACTGAACAACGTGCTTAACATAAAGAAGAACATTTTCAGGCCAATAATAGAATAGAGCCCCCAGTCGCTTGGCCCCCAGTCGCCCAGTTTAACAAGATTTTCTTAAGCAGATCAAGAATaccccattaacacacatttgcTTTACACACTGGTGTGCACAGCTTGGAAATCCACTTGTTAAATGGACCCATGACCCAAATATAAAGCTATAAGTGGTTAATATAGACACCAATAAAGGTTGTTGCAGGAAAAGAGACATTATGTTTTTGAAATAGGGGCAGATATACCTATATGTTGGGATCGAAGGTCATTTAGCTGGAGGTTGGATGGCAGAGACATGTGTTCTCGAGGAAGACAACTGTTGTTCAGCTTCATATTATTAGACGTGCTGTggataaagagaaaatacatGGAGAGCTCCATATACAATGTCTTGTCCAACCTCAACTCAGTAAAACTTAAAATCCTAAATATAAATTTGCATAAATGCTGATGTTTTACTAATCTAGAGTTTCAGTGCCCAGCAAGCTCCCATTTGCACAAATCTTTTAGAtcaatattatacaaatatacatatatttccatatatatacacactgtatgtctgtgtgttgtGCCAATTTGATTAAAATTATTCCcctaaatgtttaaatgaaagcCTAATATCAATAGTTAGCTAGGGAATTATACATAACTCCGTGACGTGGCATTTCCACACCTAATT
This window of the Spea bombifrons isolate aSpeBom1 chromosome 12, aSpeBom1.2.pri, whole genome shotgun sequence genome carries:
- the IFT46 gene encoding intraflagellar transport protein 46 homolog — its product is MMEESEGLKTRFVQNQPYDESLEINDSEEVASLYSPTPRNSVPSKPRTGRNREMPDPNVTSEEEDSTMDGKKKKKVQGNLGDGRIVPAQGLTDDDDDNDDSEDSDDDDDDDEEDDEEEHETSNAGYDPADFEHLPVTSEIKELFQYITRYTPQTIELDHRLKPFIPDFIPAVGDIDAFLKVPRPDGKPDNLGLLTLDEPSTKQSDPTVMALWLTENSKQHGVTQQIKVKSLENAERNSKAIDTWIESISELHRSKPPATVHYTRPMPEVDTLMQEWPPEFEELLGKVSLPTADLDCDLPTYIDLICGILDIPVYKSRIQSLHVLFSLYSEFKNSQHFKALAEGKKERSSSGNTVPHSGDTEGLQFS